In Oryctolagus cuniculus chromosome 18, mOryCun1.1, whole genome shotgun sequence, the DNA window TCCTCGCTCCTGAGTCTTGGAATGGTCAGGAGTCACCCAGTCTGACAGCACTCACCACAGCAGGCTCCaggggcagcctggcctgggctgcacacagtcacccacctgcacccacctcccaagcagatcctctgccctggccatgttcatccccacctgcccctggtccagcctcccctgaccctcaGTGCTCAGAagcaccccacccaggcctggggctctccaGCCTTCCTAGGAGGAGGCTCTCACGTGGGGTGTGGCTGATTCTACTCAGGTTTCTACAAACCAAACACCCCCAAACTGGAGCGATTCCAGCAACACCTGGGGCTCATTGTGCATCGCGcactcccctccctggagaaacacctggtaagttaagcatctcctttctcctcttgggGGCTCTGGGCTCATGGGACTGCTTCCTGAGCCAGGGGAGGCCACGTCCTCACCAAAACTTTCCTTGGTTACGGGGGTCCGCGGCAGCTTGGGTGTTGGTTTGTTGTCCAGCACTTGGTCCCCCAGAGTTGGCGTAGATTGAAGGGAGACGCTGTCCCCAGAGCAGAGTGGACTGAGGGACCTGTGTCCCTTCAGGAACCTgcatggctgggaggggggatgcccctgctgctgggcttcctgcacccaggggctctgccccagggctcagattagagggagtcaggcctgggccctgggccctgagccccctctgcctctgcctcttcttaggagaaggagggtgtgtgCCTGGAGAACTCCACCGCCCACTGGTacatccagtgcttcctggatggggtaagtgccccggggaccccttgcccagggaagctcctgccccagtgcctggttctctggtgctggtggcctgtgactctgagctcccccagccccagcagacacaggagggagcctgctgtgcagaccaggcaggccctgtccagccctaccctgccctgccctgctaagggtggtccaagctgaggctgagcctcagagccagcaaggaggggacagggcccaccaggacccatcctgagagcctggcaaaggccagagccctacagtgagaggcaggagatcCATAGACCCCCCATGGCAGAGGCTGCTGGCAGCACAGCCCAAgggctgacccctcccccaggtccctggggtgtCTGGCATCTCCAGTGTGGCTTCCAAAGTGTGCAGACCCCCAGGGTCCAGGACAGGACATGGTCATCCTCTGTGGGTCTGGTTCGCTGAGTGGGCAGGGATGTGGCCATGAGgcatggcctcccctcccctcccaggaggagctctggccttcttgtgtgatcagcctcctggagtctccctctgtcctaggggagtgacactgcacacccacccctgtgggccctgctgagaCCCTGACGGGCgggtcctccaatgcctctgtccccaggtgccgttccccctggctctgagaatatgggatatatacatcCTGGAGGGCGAGCACGTGCTCCCCTCCATGGCATACACGGCCCTCAAGATCCATCAAagtgagtcctcagggcccacagaggcccgggtgctggggatggaggagctgggggtccccctgcctgtccctcgtgAGCAGGGCTTGAGGGAGGAATGAGGGGgtttgggaggcctgggttcccttcaggagggcactgagaatccccctgttgcatccccaatcccaggcccccacagaccacaaGGAGAAGTGGCCAGGGTCATCGCACTGGAAATTGGCCCCTGAGCAGTCCCTCCAGGGCTTGGCTTGACACCCAAGGGTGTCCAAGGGTGTCTGCAGCCCATGTCTGGTGCTGGGACAGGGCttggagcagccatggtggctgcgccatccctagggcccctcccagcctgacacccacccccatgtctagagcgcctgctgaagatgccccgggaccacctccgggagttcctgcaggtgaccctgaagCAGGCCTGGTCTCTGAGCGAGGACGCGGTCATCAGGCAGCTGCGGGCCTCCATGcgtgagctggggaagctccagtgcctcctgcctcccgaagGTGAGTCCAGCACATGGCCCCATCCCATGCTCCCTTGGGGGAGTCAGTAGTGGGAGTGCCAGGCCCTGACATccctgcccagggcctcacctCTTCCTGGTCCTCCTTGTCCTCCCCGGGCTCAGCAGTTCTGCTTTCTGAAGCTCTGACAGCATGGCCTGGCGGGGCCTCGGGCAGCTTCCCAGCATCCTCCTGTGGGTGCCGGCTCTCCCCGCACCACTCTGGGGCCGGGCCGTGGAGCTGTCCTCAGGACatttgtggctctggctcctcggCTGACTCCCACTCTGGAGTGGATTGGAGGCCCCGCCTTGAGCTGCCCTGCCCAGGtctggagcaggtgccctggctcagtgcccccaggagcccagagcacagCTGGACCCCCACTCCGGCAAGATGAGAAGTGGCCCTGCCTGCCCAAGGGGCTCTCCCCGACTTACCCCACACAGCCTCCTGGCCCGATGACCACAGCTGTCTGCCCACAGGACCCTCCTAGgacaggggtgggcggggctcccaactgcatgtgggcagggctagagggaggtggggctgtgggagaccctgtgcagtGATGTAAAGCCTGCCGGCACTGGAtccccttcagccatctgagaacccctggaaggcccaggtgccctgagcccagttgtgggggccgagtgcactcctgtgagcagggctgggcacagaggcaggcgcTGGGGGCCCCGCGGCAGAACTCAAGGGCAActgagtgtgggctctgcagccctagcctcgggccaacagaaggcagcgggacccggagcatcgctggcctctgggctctggtggggaggggtccccgtgctcctcccctgctgctgctgccatcatgcacctgagcacctgggtccccatgcagagcagagatgggcttgtcccagctctagaggctctaagtgggggcccaggtgcaggctgtccaggcactggggaggccccactgcgcctccagatgctgcctccctgggtgctcaTGGGACAGTAGCGATGAcagcccagtctcaccaggaaagagacagtgggccaggggcagaggacacagggcacccctgccacctctttagaaGCGGCATTCCCTGTCCCTGAGGGCCTGCACCAGactccatgtctgccccacagccccagctctcacccccatcatcttaggctcagttcctttccagccatgTTGGAGGGACTCAGATGTGGGTAACTCAGCGAATGCACTGTTAGGGCGCAGGAGGTCAGGTGGGGTAGGTGACggggtcctgagttggtgcctgggtccccagagatgagagtgaggtggggagttcagggccatccaccctgtggggactgcaggaggagccggtggtgtcccagggctccccttgcccgggttgcacacaccctcccgtctggggccagcagcctggaagagtcctcagcgtcacacgtggtgatggggaccccagggtgaggtcggggcaggcaccctgcaggccagacgggggctgtggagaagcaaaccgcgtctcttcttcttccagccAAGGCCATCGAACAGTGCAGCaagcccctggggcaggcacgcgtcccccagatgcacgttcctgcccccactgctccgaaggccaaaatcaccattcaggacacagtggcagtgtgggagcaggCCAGGGGTCCCGCTACTCGTGCAGTGATGATCCGTCCTCCAGAAAGCTTTGGCCTCCGCATCACCGAGAGGgaaggcctggaggaggaggagagctgggaaggcagcccagagcccctcggcctgggctcccctgtggggaccGCAGAGTCTCCATGTTCTGCCAGCCCCATGGAGTCTCCAAAGTGCTCgaggtggggaggcctgtgccagtgcgccagtctccctaacctgagcgggccagagcacagggaggacgactcctccgacgctggcagccgggagggcctgtggatgtgggctcctccaTGGGCCTCGGAGTgcccagaaccagggcccatacaGGCTGTCCCCGCCTGGGGGCCATGGCTGAAGACTCCCCACTACTGGCATGGCAGCCCCACGCACTCTGGGGACAGTCACGGGCTGGagccggccagagccagccctgggatgggagaccaggcccgtgtgccctccctggccagaggcctccttacctcttattctgtggggcacctggatgatgggtgcctcctagaagagaggccgagtccagcatctgtcctgcccaggctgggcagcagccttccgtgtgtcttcacggcatcctatacacttggttgagcccccaccccccaggctcttcctggggccaggacaccctgacactggaagacaacagccgtgccaggagccactgtactctcctccccgccccctcccccaccgccaccctcagGTGGTGCTGAGCCTGTATTAAATTGTTCCATGGAAAGGAGTTTGCTCCAGTTTGTGACCCCGGCGCCCAGCGGCAACAAGCTTCCCCGTGTTCCTGGGTAGATGGGTGGTTCCACagcacccagccccaggcagagacccactcaggaccctgcaggcaaTGCCTGAGATtcagctgtgccctgtggggctgggtcagggtgggagagcagcagctgtgaGTGCCCGTGACCTCTGGGACAGATCGGCAAATAGGAACAGCCGTGGTTGGAGGGCCTGTGTCACCTCTGTGCTCTCCCCTAGACCTGGGCGGCCgtggctgcagcatccctggcttgaccccacatggctctcccacatgggagaggatgtgcactctgggctgggaggcgacCAGTGGCCAGCAGTGCGTCTATTGCCCAACTGACCAGGTGTTCGTAGCGTAGGCTGGAGGCACATTTAATAGAATCAAATGGATTCTCGGTGGAGGTGAGAGGGACTTGCTCTCGGCTGTGCCTATGTGTGTGAGCACCACGGGAGCAGAGCCCTTGGCCCTGGGACTCAGGTTCTCCAGGAAGGGCTGCCGCAGAGCGCTAGAGGGGCCTGGTCTGTGTGCTGAGCTCATGTGCTGTGGGCGGGAAGGGCCCTAGCACGCAGGTCACCTTGCTCTCCCACAAGCACCACTGTCAGAGGTGATCTCTGTGGCCGTGTAGCCACAGCTCTCAGCCGGGCACGCGGGCCACGGCTCACCTGAAATGCAGGGGCGGCTCCAGAGCCCTGTAAGGACAGGCGGTGAATTCGCAGACTCAgcatttcccagctcctgcccggctcctgtctcccaggacacACATGAGGCCCCGCGATGTCTCTAGAGGTTGACCTGAGGGACTCGAAGTCCTACCGGAACCCAGGTGCTGTGAGCAGTGCCACtgagctggcctctgcctggacCCCCAGCCACCCCTAACAGAGGACTCAGTGCCTGGGGTTTAGGGggcacaggaagccagagtgggTTTAGGGAGACCTCAACTAAAATCCAGGATGGGGAACCCCTGATGCTTCGGGAAGAGGCTTTCTCAGAAACCCTTCAGGCTCATTGGAGGGCGTTTAGCTGAAGTTGGAggggagtcctggccactctgtgtGGCAATAGCAAAATACCTGAAGCCGCGTtgcttagaaaatgaaagaagttcACTTTGCCTGTGGCTTGACCAGCCCGAGAGCATGGCACGGCAccagcttctggtg includes these proteins:
- the LOC138846705 gene encoding TBC1 domain family member 3D-like, which encodes MAYSVYNPEVGYSQGLSHVVALLLMYMPEEDSFWALVQLMESRKHAMLGFYKPNTPKLERFQQHLGLIVHRALPSLEKHLEKEGVCLENSTAHWYIQCFLDGVPFPLALRIWDIYILEGEHVLPSMAYTALKIHQKRLLKMPRDHLREFLQVTLKQAWSLSEDAVIRQLRASMRELGKLQCLLPPEAKAIEQCSKPLGQARVPQMHVPAPTAPKAKITIQDTVAVWEQARGPATRAVMIRPPESFGLRITEREGLEEEESWEGSPEPLGLGSPVGTAESPCSASPMESPKCSRWGGLCQCASLPNLSGPEHREDDSSDAGSREGLWMWAPPWASECPEPGPIQAVPAWGPWLKTPHYWHGSPTHSGDSHGLEPARASPGMGDQARVPSLARGLLTSYSVGHLDDGCLLEERPSPASVLPRLGSSLPCVFTASYTLG